TGTAATTCGATGTCAGCATTTAGTTGCAGAGATGTGACCGTTAGTGTGAACTGATTTTGTCCTACTGAAAATTTCAGGTTCTTACATGCATAGGCAACTTCTGCGTCTGCTCAATCGCTGTGGGGGTGATCGTTGAGGTGATCATCATGTTTGCAATCCAGCACCGGCCATACCGGGAAGGGATCAACAATGTGCTTGTTCTTCTGATCGGAGGCATACCGATCGCGATGCCGactgttttgtccgtcacgcTTGCAGTGGGTTCTCACCACCTATCTCAACAGGTCTTTACCCTTGCTGTCGCCTTTCTTTAGTTAACAGATGATATAGCTATGCAAGTATGCGTCACTGATTTCTTCTGAACTTTGCAGGGTGCTATCACCAAAAGGATGACAGCCATTGAGGAAATGGCAGGAATGGATGTTCTCTGCTGTGACAAAACTGGAACTCTTACTCTCAACCATCTCACTGTTgacaaaaaccttatcgaggtagtttttttttcttgaaaaataaTTAGAGGATATCCACCTCAAAAATTAACCGGGCTGGTGTGCAATCTGATTCTCATTTTGGAAAGCTCAGGTTTTCAGCGGAGGAATGGACAGGGACATGATCATCCTGCTGGCtgcaagagcatcaagagtggaAAACCAAGATGCAATCGACATGGCCATCATAAATATGCTTCCTGATCTGAAAGAGGTTCTGAAAAGATCTCTTCACTTGCTTTGATTCTGCACGCTTACAATGGCTCACAAATGCCATCTGTTCTCTGTCAGGCTCGCGCCAACATCACCGAAGTTCACTTCCACCCGTTCAATCCGGTCGACAAGAGGACAGCTATCACATACATTGATTCTGATGGCAATTGGTTCCGGGTCAGCAAAGGTGCTCCTGAGCAGGTAATCTCTCCCCTGTTGAGCAAGTTCATCACTGTATCTCAGTGCCGCCGACTGTCATCTAACAATATAGGACTTAATTACAGTGTTTGGACCTCATAATTCAGAGCATCTGATCTGATGTCATCTTTCAGATCCTCAACCTTTGCTACAACAAGGACGATATCACCGAGAAGGTGCAGCTAGTAGTCGACGGATTCGCCGAGAGGGGCCTCCGGTCACTAGCAGTTGCTTACCAGGTACTACACTATCATCAAACTCAGATTCTAGTTCACTTGCTGGTGAAACACCGCAATCTGAACACTGCAGCACTCTGGGTTCACTTGATGCCTTTCATCAGGAGGTCCCGGAGAAATCAAGGCACGGCCATGGCGGGCCGTGGGTCTTCTGCGGCTTGCTTCCGCTGTTTGATCCGCCGCGGCACGACAGCGCCGACACCATCCGCAAGGCCCTGGATCTCGGCGTCTGCGTGAAGATGATCACCGGGGATCACCTGGCGATCGCCAAGGAGACCGGCCGGCGCCTCGGGATGGGGACCAACATGTACCCGTCGGCGGCGCTCTTCGGCCGCCGCGACGAGGCGGTTCCGGTGGAGGAGCTGGTGGAGAGCGCCGACGGGTTCGCGGGCGTGTTCCCGGAGCACAAGTACGAGATCGTGCGGATCCTGCAGTCGgagcgccgccacgtgtgtGGGATGACGGGCGACGGCGTGAACGACGCGCCGGCGCTGAAGAAGGCCGACATCGGCATCGCGGTCTCCGACGCCACGGACGCCGCCAGGGGCGCCGCCGACATCGTGCTCACGGAGCCAGGCCTCGGCGTCATCGTCTGCGCCGTGCTCACCAGCCGCGCCATCTTCCAGCGCATGAAGAATTACACGGTGAATTTTGAATTCTGTGAGACTGAAGCTGTTATCCATTGTCCTtctgttttgatttttggTTCTAACGATTTCTACCTTCTTCGCTGCAGATTTACGCCGTGTCCATCACTATACGAATAGTGGTAAGGATTAATGCAGCAGATCAAGTAGTAGTAGGATACCTGAGATAATAATCCGGTGATATATCATTGGGTTCTATTGATCTCTGTGTCTTGTGTGTGATTGCAGCTTGGGTTTGTTCTTCTGGCGTCAATATGGGAGTACGACTTCCCTCCGTTCATGGTTCTGATCATAGCCATTCTCAACGATGGTACGATCCATCTCTGAATTTTTCATCAGAAATTTCAAACTCCTCGAAATAGCTTCAGTTACACCGTAGAATCAAACTTACTGAAAGCTTGCCGATGTAACATATCAGGGACGATCATGGCGATATCCAAGGATCGCGTGAAGCCGTCGCGGAGCCCGGACAGCTGGAAGCTGAAGGAGATATTCGCCACCGGGGTTGTCATCGGAACCTACCTCGCGCTGGTCACGGTGCTCTTCTACTGGGCAGTTACAGAAACAACTTTCTTCGAGGTACCAGCATCGAATTTTGCAGCAATCAAACATTCGTCAGAACATTCTCTTCGATCCAATCGCTGATGCTTCCAAGTTCCGCATGCAGTCGCATTTCAACGTGAGGTCTCTGAAGCGGGacacggcggaggaggaggtctcGTCGGCGGTGTACCTGCAGGTGAGCATCACGAGCCAGGCGCTGATATTCGTCACCCGCAGCCGGGGAATCTCCTTCCTCGACCGGCCCGgcgcgctgctcctctgcgCCTTCGTCGCGGCGCAGCTGGTGGCTACCCTCGTGGCCGTGTACGCCACCGTCGCCTTCGCGtccatcgccgccgtcgggTGGCGCTGGGCCGGCGTCGTGTGGCTCTACAGCCTGGTCTCCTACGCCCCGCTCGATCTCATCAAGGTCGCCGTCCGCTACGCCCTCAGCGGCGACGCCTGGAACCTGCTGTTCCACAGGAAGGTATAGTAATCAGCAATCACCACACCAGATTTGCCTTGCTTTCGTCTTCCTGGCTCGATCGGAGCCCTGTTCGGGttgatttgatttggttgTTCTTCAGGCTGCGTTTGCGGGGAGGAGGGATTACGGccacggcgaggaggagcgggaggcgAGGCGGGCCTTCTCCCGGAGGGCGTTCTCCGACCATCTGCTGAGCAGCGGGATGCCGCCGTCCTCCCTCGTCGCGGAGCAGGCAAAGCGGCGCGCCGAGATCGCCAGGTACACGCAGAATCTGAGGATTCCTCCCTCTGTTTGCCCACGGCGGTTTCATGGCAAGGGAAACTGAAACAAACTAAATCCGGTGACCTTTTTTCCCCTTTGTTGGCAGGCTGGGAGAGACGCACGCGCTGAGGGCGCACGTCGAATCCGTGATGAAGCTGAAGCGCGTGGGTTCTCACGTCGTCAGGTCGGCGCAGTCCGTTTGAAGATTGAAGGTCTCATCTGCTTGAGTTCGGAGGAAGAAACAGCGGCTGCTCCTGCAACTCTGTTGCTGCTTCCACCTCATTGTTTTTGTATGAATTGAATGTATCAAAAATAAGGGGGTTTGGTAGAACAGGTTAGATCGCATACCCAATGTTCTGATGCATCATATTATTCTCGGCCAATTCAGACAGCACCGATGATACCACCATTTATTTATCACTCGTAATCGGAGCATCTGGAGACAATTTAATGGAAGAAGGTAACAGGAATACAGCATGTCACAACTGCGAGCTGAGATGGTTGTACTGAGTTGTAGACATGATAAAATCATACAAGACCAATCCTTGGTTATGTCAAAGCGAAAGCTGTGATAACTGATATGTACTCACGAGACCGGAAACtattctgttttcttttcctccaaaGGGGCTAgaagaaataaacaaatacagTCTGAGATGCAATAGCAAGGGTGGTAGGGTTTTGCTTGTGTTATATGAAATCTTGGTCCTGGTCATCTCCCCGCCCGGAAGTGTCTCCGTCGAGCATTCTCTTTGTCATGTTGGCCCTCTGCACAAGGCGAACCAATGCTTGCACCACCTCTGACATCGGTGGCCTGAATTCTGGTTCAGGCTGCAACATAATTTTCAATGTTATTCATTACACATGTTTGGTTTTGTATGACTAATAATCTGCATGAGGGGTGAGTTAAGTCCTACCTGGACACACAAGGCGAGCACATCAGCAAATCGGGACAGAGATTTGGCAGGGTACAGACCCTTGAGTGCAGGATCGACCATTCTGTCCAATGCATCGATGTCATGCAGCTGGGGAGATGCCCACCGCACGAGTGACTGCTCGGACCTGGACTTAGAGCTGAAATGCAAACGGTCACAACATCACATCTAGGATCATAaattactaaaaaaaaaattgtgcacAAGCTGGAAATTGGTGGTGGCTGATAACAGGATACCTGTCAAAAGGTTTCCGTCCCGTCAAAAGCTCTAGCATTACTACTCCAAAGCTGTAGACATCACTCTTGAGAGTGTACTGACCAGTCATGTCTACCTCTGGGGCAGTGCACCCAGCACTCTGTTCTGCTGCCTGTTGATGTTTATTAGGTGGTGAGTGGTGACTATCAGATGATTATTATGAACCATAATGTGTGAAATGCTAAGCTATAATTGTATAGTTCATGCGCATCCAAATAATCAATAAGACACAGGAAACATGTGTTTGATTGATTATTTTATCATCAGTGCGGATAGGTGTATTATACCCAGCAACTTCTATAAGCCCATTAACCCGATTTTTTCAATAGCGTTGCTTGCCAAGAGTTATCTGTTTTCTGACTTCTTAAAAGCATGCAAGATGCAACTATGCCAACAATCATCTTATATTGGGTGCTATAGTATATTGACCAGACCTGGAACTCAGCATCAGGAATAAAGCTTGCAAGTCCAGCGTCTGAAAGGTGTGGATTGAATTCTGAGTCCAGCAGAATGTTGGATGACTTGAAATTCTTATGGATGATGGACGGAGAACATACTTCATGAAGGTACCTACAAATTTGTTTTCAGTGGGAAATGATAAGACATCTACAAATGATGAAATGATATTTCAAAAGGATCACCGATTGTTACAACGGACTATGTTATGAACAAATACTTTATTAAAGTGTGTTCTTGAACCATTCGGTGAATGCTATATGACAATGTATAACATTCGACACCAACAAAACAcgtaaaaaaacatgcatctaAAAGTCTACACATAGTATGCAGAGAATGCCTACAGCTTACAGATATTCAGGTGGCATTATATGACCAACGACAATTAATTACTTATCGGCTAtcattaacaaaaaaaaaatagaaatacaACTTTGAAGCTAGCAAAACTCAGTTAACTTGTCCGGTTGGTCTGGACACGAGGCATAATATAATATCATCCAGATCAGCATATATAGTGTGCCTTTTCCACTTACTCCAGTGCACGGGCAGAGCCGAGTGCGATCTTAACACGAGAGTTCCAGCTAAGTGGCTTGCTGTACTCGTCTGAAAGATGGAGTAGATCATGAAGTGATCCATTCCTGTGGAAATGGTACACAAGCAAGTGCTGCCCATGTTCCATGCAATAACCCTCGAGCTCATTGAGATTTGGATGGTGCAACTTTGAAATGTTTGAGACCAGTTCAACAAAGTCATCAGAAGAATGGAATGGCATTACAGTACTATCTAGTTTCTTCACAGCTAAAACCTGAAAAGAGTAAACAAGAACAGTAAGCACTGTATATTTA
This is a stretch of genomic DNA from Brachypodium distachyon strain Bd21 chromosome 1, Brachypodium_distachyon_v3.0, whole genome shotgun sequence. It encodes these proteins:
- the LOC100830974 gene encoding ATPase 10, plasma membrane-type, translated to MDDGGLGKPLLGPENFSTQDIDLGNLPLEDVFELLSTSRGGLSSSDAAERLQLFGPNRLEEKRENKVLKFMSFMWNPLSWVMEAAAVMALVLANGGSQGPDWEDFVGIVCLLIINSTISFIEENNAGNAAASLMSRLAPKTKVLRDGQWQELDASILVPGDIISIKLGDIVPADARLLEGDPLKIDQSALTGESLPVTKRTGDLVFTGSTCKHGEIEAIVIATGIRSFFGKAAHLVDSTEVVGHFQKVLTCIGNFCVCSIAVGVIVEVIIMFAIQHRPYREGINNVLVLLIGGIPIAMPTVLSVTLAVGSHHLSQQGAITKRMTAIEEMAGMDVLCCDKTGTLTLNHLTVDKNLIEVFSGGMDRDMIILLAARASRVENQDAIDMAIINMLPDLKEARANITEVHFHPFNPVDKRTAITYIDSDGNWFRVSKGAPEQILNLCYNKDDITEKVQLVVDGFAERGLRSLAVAYQEVPEKSRHGHGGPWVFCGLLPLFDPPRHDSADTIRKALDLGVCVKMITGDHLAIAKETGRRLGMGTNMYPSAALFGRRDEAVPVEELVESADGFAGVFPEHKYEIVRILQSERRHVCGMTGDGVNDAPALKKADIGIAVSDATDAARGAADIVLTEPGLGVIVCAVLTSRAIFQRMKNYTIYAVSITIRIVLGFVLLASIWEYDFPPFMVLIIAILNDGTIMAISKDRVKPSRSPDSWKLKEIFATGVVIGTYLALVTVLFYWAVTETTFFESHFNVRSLKRDTAEEEVSSAVYLQVSITSQALIFVTRSRGISFLDRPGALLLCAFVAAQLVATLVAVYATVAFASIAAVGWRWAGVVWLYSLVSYAPLDLIKVAVRYALSGDAWNLLFHRKAAFAGRRDYGHGEEEREARRAFSRRAFSDHLLSSGMPPSSLVAEQAKRRAEIARLGETHALRAHVESVMKLKRVGSHVVRSAQSV